One genomic window of Medicago truncatula cultivar Jemalong A17 chromosome 1, MtrunA17r5.0-ANR, whole genome shotgun sequence includes the following:
- the LOC120576788 gene encoding uncharacterized protein: MFFVGESKFEITLEDRFRRRMANPRFTPSMKFEIDKDMLPFLMIDDVPRPYVHDPMNFQFSYEKKLTGDEIDSGWLILAAGGFCRLTLNKRSTSVKLVDDFGNAWFCTLVYGRRKYAHFKIGGSWRRMVKARGLQRGSHLILGAPKLGSNDTVYFSLIC, from the exons ATGTTCTTTGTTGGTGAAAGCAAGTTTGAGATAACCCTTGAGGATAGGTTTCGGAGGAGGATGGCCAATCCCAGGTTTACTCCATCCATGAAGTTTGAAATCGACAAGGATATGCTTCCTTTTCTCATGATTGATGATGTGCCAAGGCCCTATGTTCACGACCCAATGAATTTTCAATTCTCTTATGAGAAGAAATTGACTGGTGATGAGATTGATTCTGGCTGGTTG ATTCTTGCTGCTGGAGGGTTTTGTCGTTTAACTTTGAACAAGAGATCAACTTCAGTtaagttggtggatgattttGGAAATGCTTGGTTTTGCACGTTGGTGTATGGCAGGCGTAAGTACGCACACTTCAAAATCGGTGGTTCATGGAGAAGAATGGTTAAAGCGCGAGGACTTCAGAGGGGTTCTCATCTCATTCTTGGTGCACCGAAACTTGGAAGCAACGATACCGTTTATTTTAGTCTTATTTGCTAA